From [Clostridium] symbiosum, a single genomic window includes:
- a CDS encoding FAD-dependent oxidoreductase — protein MTCDYPHLFSPIIINGRRVRNRIASAPMSHRGEIPRYTRQAQEFFSSIAKGGAGIVAMGEAGVDSRVDICHPYDSHLDHPVILPSLAGAIDAIHLWGALASVELVHSGNRAHPGYIPSDSKIIGPCEMTNLYGAPVLAMDEAMMDETADKYAYAAYMAQYAGIDIINIHLGHGWLLSQFLSNLDNHRTDKYGGSLENRARFPLMVIDRIRQKCGSRMILEVRVSGEEAVEGGLTKEDTVELAKMLDDKVDIIHISAGTFHLTDTACRMFPTVFTPRGCNTHVSEAVKKVCKHAVVAVVGGLNDPDIMEDILAKGKADIVVAARAFLADPDFPKKARTGHADTIVHCMRCSSCNSVGFIPHVPFSSGTLRCSVNPTLGREFETSHHQTPPDTVKKVMVAGGGPGGMEAALTAARRGHRVTLFEKSDRLGANLYYADGIPFKSDLVAYRKSIVANVEQAENLEVRLNTPVTAELIKEEKPDVLIAACGAVPVIPPIQGVNLPIVHSVTDLFKKELKPGKKVVIIGGGQAGCEEALALAAKGHEVTIVEVQPELAREAHFVYWKHLLRVIAGEPHITAMRSTQVKEILDDGVLAAGPDGEEKMLPADTVLIATGMAEDNDMLGEWDKLVPDLRIIGDCEHTARIMEAVRSGYCAGYSID, from the coding sequence ATGACTTGTGATTATCCACATTTGTTTTCCCCTATCATAATTAATGGAAGACGGGTACGAAACCGTATTGCAAGCGCTCCCATGAGCCACAGGGGGGAGATCCCCAGATATACGCGGCAGGCACAGGAATTTTTCAGCAGCATCGCAAAGGGCGGAGCCGGTATTGTTGCAATGGGTGAAGCCGGTGTAGATTCCAGGGTGGATATTTGCCATCCCTATGATTCCCACTTAGACCACCCGGTGATCCTTCCCTCTCTGGCGGGCGCCATTGATGCGATCCACCTGTGGGGCGCCCTGGCTTCCGTGGAGCTGGTTCATTCGGGGAACCGTGCGCACCCCGGCTACATACCTTCTGATTCTAAAATCATCGGACCATGTGAGATGACCAATCTTTATGGTGCGCCCGTCCTGGCAATGGATGAGGCAATGATGGACGAGACGGCCGATAAATACGCATATGCCGCCTATATGGCCCAGTATGCGGGAATTGACATTATAAATATCCATCTGGGACACGGATGGCTGCTTTCCCAATTTTTATCCAACCTGGACAACCACCGTACGGACAAATATGGAGGAAGTCTTGAAAACAGAGCCCGTTTCCCGCTTATGGTCATTGACCGTATCCGGCAGAAATGCGGCAGCAGGATGATACTGGAAGTCCGCGTCAGCGGAGAGGAGGCCGTGGAGGGCGGCCTTACCAAAGAGGATACCGTAGAGCTGGCAAAGATGCTGGATGATAAAGTCGATATCATCCATATTTCTGCAGGGACCTTCCACCTCACCGACACGGCCTGCCGGATGTTCCCGACGGTCTTTACGCCCAGAGGCTGCAACACCCATGTCTCCGAAGCCGTGAAAAAGGTTTGTAAACATGCGGTGGTTGCGGTGGTAGGAGGCCTGAACGACCCGGATATCATGGAAGACATCCTGGCAAAGGGGAAGGCAGACATCGTTGTCGCCGCCCGGGCATTCCTGGCGGATCCGGATTTCCCGAAAAAGGCACGCACCGGCCATGCCGATACGATCGTGCACTGCATGCGCTGCTCTTCCTGCAACAGTGTTGGTTTTATTCCCCATGTCCCCTTCTCCTCCGGCACTCTGCGCTGTTCCGTCAATCCAACCCTGGGCCGGGAGTTCGAGACGAGCCATCACCAGACTCCCCCGGATACGGTGAAAAAAGTCATGGTGGCGGGTGGAGGCCCCGGCGGCATGGAAGCGGCCCTGACGGCGGCGCGCAGGGGACATCGGGTCACCCTGTTTGAAAAGTCGGACCGCCTGGGCGCGAACTTGTACTATGCGGACGGCATTCCATTTAAGAGCGATCTGGTCGCATACCGCAAGAGTATTGTCGCCAACGTAGAGCAGGCGGAAAACCTGGAAGTCAGGCTGAATACACCGGTTACGGCAGAGCTTATCAAAGAGGAAAAACCGGACGTCCTGATTGCCGCCTGCGGCGCAGTTCCCGTGATTCCTCCGATCCAGGGCGTGAACCTGCCCATCGTCCATTCCGTCACCGACCTGTTTAAGAAAGAGCTGAAGCCGGGAAAGAAGGTAGTCATTATTGGCGGAGGCCAGGCTGGATGCGAGGAGGCCCTTGCTCTTGCCGCAAAGGGACACGAGGTTACGATCGTCGAAGTGCAGCCAGAACTTGCCCGTGAAGCGCACTTTGTATATTGGAAGCACCTGCTCCGTGTAATTGCCGGAGAGCCCCATATCACAGCTATGCGCAGCACACAGGTAAAAGAGATCCTGGATGACGGCGTATTGGCGGCGGGGCCGGATGGGGAAGAAAAAATGCTGCCTGCCGATACCGTCCTGATCGCGACAGGCATGGCCGAGGACAACGATATGCTAGGTGA
- a CDS encoding sce7726 family protein, protein MSMVTETINAVLYDRDIREPLFDYLEERFGKTRMFEEKIMGRSRADIIMLTENRLIGLEIKSDADTYERLKRQIRDYDKFCDENYVVIGKSHEKHVEEHIPAWWGILVVEARGSEIVISEKKAASPNPKMKKEHQITLLWRPELQNLLAANHLPAYKRKSKKFVRQKLLEKMQWEDLKPQICEELFERDYTLWDEELEAYRESELGK, encoded by the coding sequence ATCAGTATGGTAACAGAAACAATAAATGCAGTGCTCTATGACAGAGATATCCGCGAACCGCTTTTTGATTATCTGGAGGAGCGTTTTGGAAAGACCAGGATGTTTGAAGAAAAGATAATGGGGAGATCCAGGGCCGATATTATTATGCTGACGGAGAACCGTCTGATTGGCCTGGAGATTAAGAGTGATGCCGATACATACGAGCGCCTGAAGAGACAGATCCGGGATTACGACAAATTCTGTGACGAAAATTATGTGGTCATCGGCAAATCCCATGAAAAACATGTGGAAGAACACATCCCGGCCTGGTGGGGGATTCTCGTGGTGGAGGCAAGGGGAAGTGAAATTGTCATCAGCGAGAAAAAAGCCGCGTCACCCAATCCGAAAATGAAGAAGGAGCACCAGATTACACTCCTCTGGCGCCCGGAACTCCAGAATCTGCTCGCGGCAAACCATCTGCCCGCCTATAAACGGAAGAGCAAGAAATTCGTCCGGCAGAAGCTGCTTGAGAAGATGCAGTGGGAAGATTTAAAACCGCAGATTTGTGAGGAGCTGTTTGAGCGGGACTATACATTGTGGGATGAGGAATTAGAGGCGTATCGGGAATCGGAATTGGGAAAGTAA
- a CDS encoding sigma-70 family RNA polymerase sigma factor: protein MLEKDMIEAANRYRDRIFAIAYNYLKNSYDADDITQNVLMKYYCSEKIFESEEHRRNWLIRVAVNECKKLLFSPWRSRCQNLEEYADTLQFEDKEQSELFTAVMSLSKNYRIVVHLYYYEDYSIREIAQILKIRETAVSTRLLRARKMLKEQLQEVWDEEQ, encoded by the coding sequence ATGTTGGAAAAAGACATGATAGAGGCGGCAAACCGGTATCGGGATCGCATTTTTGCAATTGCATATAATTACCTGAAAAACAGCTATGATGCCGATGATATCACACAGAATGTGCTGATGAAGTATTACTGCAGCGAAAAGATTTTTGAATCGGAGGAACACAGGAGAAACTGGTTAATCCGGGTTGCTGTCAATGAGTGCAAGAAACTTTTATTTTCGCCGTGGCGGAGCAGGTGCCAGAACCTGGAAGAGTATGCGGATACGCTGCAATTTGAGGATAAGGAACAGAGCGAACTTTTTACGGCCGTAATGTCTTTGTCCAAAAACTACCGCATTGTTGTGCATCTCTATTATTATGAGGACTACTCAATCAGGGAGATTGCGCAGATTCTTAAAATCAGGGAAACAGCGGTGAGCACGAGGCTTTTGAGGGCAAGAAAGATGCTGAAAGAACAATTACAGGAGGTGTGGGATGAAGAACAGTGA
- a CDS encoding MFS transporter, translating to MTEKNNRNSDGYNNSGNSSGNRNSSNSKWKQRFFTITAGQTVSLIGSSAVQFALIWWLASETQSPMMLGISGLAAFLPMTFLSPVAGVLADRFNRKAVCICADLFIGFSAMVFAWFMWNYDVPCEYAILVLFLRGIGDTFHQPSIRAIIPQLVPSESLVKANGWSQFMQSGAFMLGPVLGAALFAALPMPLVLLTDTLGAVIASLLLGAVKIPPVAKAGEESGNGEKKDREKGKFFRELKEGAEVYLEDPKLLILMAAQTFSMIFFLPLSSFYPLMTSSYFNLGAWHASAVELSFAVGMMGSAVLLGSVIEVKDKIKTAYIGLVAIGIMSALCGLTPPTMWGWWMFTFFCGLLGASGNIHSIPIVAYMQETIAPEKMGRAFSLMGMAGSLAMPIGLLVASPAAEKIGVHMWFLVTGIAIIVITICAVMANRKKSRE from the coding sequence ATGACGGAAAAAAATAACAGAAATAGTGACGGATATAACAACAGCGGCAACAGCAGCGGTAACAGAAATAGCAGCAACAGCAAATGGAAACAGCGTTTCTTTACAATTACAGCGGGGCAGACGGTTTCGCTGATTGGCAGTTCGGCCGTACAGTTTGCGCTTATCTGGTGGCTGGCCAGTGAGACACAGTCACCGATGATGCTTGGAATTTCAGGGCTGGCGGCTTTTCTGCCGATGACGTTTTTAAGTCCTGTGGCAGGAGTGCTGGCGGACCGTTTTAACCGGAAGGCGGTCTGTATCTGTGCGGACCTGTTTATCGGATTTTCGGCCATGGTATTTGCATGGTTCATGTGGAACTATGATGTGCCCTGTGAATATGCAATTCTGGTTCTCTTTTTAAGAGGAATCGGTGATACCTTTCATCAGCCGTCCATCAGGGCGATTATCCCTCAGCTGGTGCCCTCAGAAAGCCTTGTAAAGGCCAACGGCTGGAGCCAGTTTATGCAGTCCGGCGCCTTTATGCTGGGACCTGTATTGGGAGCGGCGCTCTTTGCAGCGCTGCCGATGCCTCTTGTGCTGCTTACGGATACGCTGGGAGCGGTCATTGCCAGTCTGCTTCTGGGAGCAGTTAAAATACCTCCTGTTGCAAAAGCGGGGGAGGAGAGTGGAAACGGAGAGAAGAAAGACAGGGAAAAGGGAAAATTCTTCAGGGAGCTTAAAGAGGGGGCGGAGGTTTATCTGGAAGATCCGAAGCTTCTGATTCTCATGGCGGCTCAGACATTCAGCATGATTTTTTTCCTTCCGCTGTCTTCCTTTTATCCGCTGATGACCAGCAGCTACTTTAACCTGGGCGCCTGGCATGCCAGTGCGGTGGAACTGTCGTTCGCAGTTGGAATGATGGGTTCCGCCGTACTTCTGGGAAGTGTAATAGAGGTAAAGGATAAAATCAAGACGGCCTATATCGGCCTCGTTGCAATCGGGATCATGTCGGCTCTGTGCGGCCTTACCCCGCCGACCATGTGGGGATGGTGGATGTTCACCTTCTTCTGTGGTCTGCTGGGAGCAAGCGGCAATATACACAGTATTCCTATCGTGGCCTATATGCAGGAGACGATAGCGCCGGAAAAAATGGGCCGGGCCTTTTCACTTATGGGAATGGCCGGTTCCCTGGCAATGCCGATCGGCCTGCTGGTCGCCAGCCCGGCCGCCGAGAAAATAGGCGTGCATATGTGGTTTTTAGTCACAGGAATCGCGATCATCGTGATCACGATCTGTGCGGTGATGGCAAACAGAAAAAAGAGCAGGGAGTAA
- a CDS encoding LysR family transcriptional regulator, producing MNTQQMKVFVAIAENKNITQAAGKLFLSQPALSRQLTLLEDELGCQLVVRNNHGVDLTPAGEVLYKRSKKIQEDLLNTVEAVREAASGVHGQINVGTIYTDFPHLSPYLADFRKQYPHIMIRITPQVPSQLLEQLAQGTVHVVCLRLPMSDIKNWPYIPLNKEKSMLAIHETMDPCPDQKEIPIERLRGIPFCSGTNVDRERHIWDYANLLQEECRLHGFELNMAFECSGVMSRIMLTSAGLAACFIPAEIIKLFDCRRIHLKEIAGVTVETIPIIAWNDRTYMSRPLQLFLEYFHKLQAGREE from the coding sequence ATGAACACACAACAGATGAAGGTCTTTGTCGCTATTGCAGAAAATAAAAATATCACGCAGGCCGCGGGGAAACTGTTTCTCTCCCAGCCCGCCCTTTCCCGGCAGTTGACGCTCTTAGAGGATGAACTGGGATGTCAGCTTGTCGTCCGCAACAACCATGGCGTGGATTTGACGCCTGCCGGTGAAGTCCTGTACAAAAGGAGTAAGAAGATCCAGGAAGATCTGCTTAATACGGTGGAGGCGGTGCGTGAAGCGGCATCCGGGGTACACGGACAGATTAATGTCGGGACAATCTATACGGATTTCCCGCATCTAAGCCCGTATCTGGCCGATTTCCGAAAGCAGTACCCCCATATCATGATTAGAATTACGCCCCAGGTGCCGAGTCAACTGTTAGAACAGCTGGCACAGGGAACCGTCCACGTTGTCTGCCTGCGTCTCCCCATGTCTGATATCAAAAACTGGCCCTATATCCCACTAAACAAAGAAAAATCAATGCTTGCAATCCACGAAACCATGGATCCCTGTCCGGATCAGAAGGAAATTCCCATCGAACGGCTGCGCGGAATCCCATTTTGCTCCGGCACAAACGTGGACCGGGAACGCCATATCTGGGATTATGCAAATTTATTGCAGGAAGAATGCCGCCTGCACGGTTTTGAGCTGAATATGGCATTTGAATGCAGCGGCGTCATGAGCCGGATTATGCTCACCTCCGCAGGGCTGGCCGCCTGCTTTATCCCGGCAGAGATTATCAAGCTGTTCGATTGCAGGCGGATCCATCTGAAGGAGATAGCGGGAGTAACGGTCGAGACGATCCCGATTATCGCCTGGAACGACCGCACCTATATGAGCAGGCCGCTGCAGCTTTTCCTGGAGTATTTCCATAAACTGCAGGCCGGACGGGAAGAGTGA
- a CDS encoding HAMP domain-containing sensor histidine kinase has protein sequence MVKQLRKKLIVAYVLATGLLLTVIVAGLLFLSFRQYENNNIRGYQASFGKVVDAVKDSSKITHAWLSESEINGNLIISIYSNAVPLSFKGAWTPPTGREKLLEKLELFAEQDGFPGNSLKIGQGEVKSPVYSIYGEKGEHYYGSIYLKKQSGREQKILVLKALTDEGQFYRRSILLYSSINLTGLVTLFLICRTFVDRSLKPLETGLKRQSEFIAAASHELRAPLTVIRAGIHAISMDEGKAKQFLPGIEKEGERMTVLIDDMLQLALADASTWTMKMEPLTVDTFLISIYDSLSELCRKKRQPFELRLPEEELPVFSGDRQRMEQILMILTDNASSYSPEGSAVSVTARSDQKHVSIEVEDHGCGISDEDKKRIFDRFFRADKSRNDKAHYGLGLSIATELVRLHQGKLTVKDTAGGGSTFVLELPVLNQVTYFKNGENGI, from the coding sequence ATGGTAAAGCAGTTAAGAAAAAAACTCATTGTCGCCTATGTACTGGCTACCGGACTTTTGCTGACCGTAATTGTAGCGGGACTGTTATTTTTATCGTTTAGGCAGTATGAAAATAATAATATCAGAGGGTATCAGGCGTCATTTGGAAAGGTGGTGGACGCTGTCAAAGACAGCAGTAAAATTACCCATGCCTGGCTGTCTGAAAGTGAAATAAACGGGAATCTTATCATTTCTATTTACAGTAACGCTGTCCCCCTGTCGTTTAAAGGCGCCTGGACACCGCCTACCGGGAGGGAAAAACTGCTTGAAAAGCTTGAGCTTTTTGCAGAACAGGACGGATTCCCCGGGAATTCACTTAAAATTGGCCAGGGAGAGGTGAAGAGTCCGGTTTATTCTATTTATGGCGAAAAAGGAGAGCATTATTACGGGAGCATTTACCTGAAAAAGCAATCCGGAAGGGAGCAGAAGATCCTTGTCCTGAAGGCATTGACCGATGAAGGACAGTTTTACCGGCGTTCTATTTTGCTGTATTCATCCATCAATCTTACGGGGCTTGTTACCCTGTTTTTAATCTGCCGGACATTTGTGGACCGAAGTTTAAAACCGTTGGAAACAGGTCTGAAAAGGCAGAGCGAGTTTATCGCCGCGGCGTCCCATGAACTGCGTGCGCCGCTGACCGTTATACGGGCGGGAATTCATGCCATTTCCATGGATGAGGGGAAGGCGAAGCAGTTTCTGCCGGGGATTGAAAAGGAAGGGGAGCGTATGACCGTGCTCATCGACGATATGCTTCAACTGGCCCTGGCGGATGCAAGTACCTGGACGATGAAGATGGAGCCTCTGACTGTGGATACATTTCTTATCTCGATCTATGATTCCCTGTCGGAGCTGTGCCGGAAAAAGAGACAGCCGTTTGAACTGAGGCTGCCGGAGGAAGAGCTGCCCGTATTTTCCGGGGACCGGCAGCGCATGGAACAGATTCTGATGATTCTGACGGATAATGCGTCCAGCTATTCGCCGGAGGGCAGCGCGGTATCCGTCACCGCCCGGTCGGACCAGAAGCATGTTTCTATCGAGGTGGAAGACCATGGATGCGGTATTTCGGATGAAGATAAAAAAAGGATATTCGACCGTTTCTTCCGTGCCGATAAGTCCAGGAATGACAAGGCGCATTATGGGCTGGGGCTGAGTATTGCCACGGAGCTTGTCAGGCTTCACCAGGGGAAGCTGACCGTGAAGGATACGGCCGGAGGCGGAAGCACCTTTGTGCTGGAACTTCCGGTCCTGAACCAAGTTACGTATTTCAAAAACGGTGAAAATGGCATATAA
- a CDS encoding response regulator transcription factor: MRILLVEDDLELCRFMGFWFEEKGYLADICQNSQDAFYYLNRQIYNVVILDRMLPGMDGIQILQLMRKQGITTPVIMVTALGTLEDRVDGLDAGADDYLVKPFAPEELFARIRALERRPVKMELNRQLEFGDLVLNLSNRVLSKGEKKLELSKKEMDLLEFLIRNKGQILTRELLLNRVWGLDSAVEEGNLDNYIYFLRRRLKQVGSSVTIRTVRSVGYSLKE; the protein is encoded by the coding sequence GTGAGGATTTTACTGGTTGAAGATGATTTGGAACTGTGCAGATTCATGGGATTCTGGTTTGAAGAAAAAGGATACCTGGCCGACATCTGTCAAAACAGCCAGGATGCATTTTATTATCTGAACAGGCAGATATATAATGTGGTGATTCTGGACCGGATGCTGCCGGGGATGGACGGAATACAGATACTGCAGCTCATGAGAAAACAGGGGATTACCACTCCCGTTATTATGGTGACGGCCCTCGGAACGCTGGAAGACAGGGTGGACGGACTGGACGCGGGAGCGGATGATTATCTTGTTAAACCCTTTGCGCCCGAGGAGCTGTTTGCCAGAATCCGCGCACTGGAACGGCGCCCGGTTAAAATGGAGCTTAACAGGCAGCTTGAGTTCGGAGATCTTGTATTAAATCTCTCCAACCGGGTCTTATCAAAGGGCGAAAAAAAGTTGGAGCTCTCCAAAAAGGAGATGGATCTGCTGGAATTTCTAATCAGAAACAAGGGACAGATTCTGACAAGGGAACTGCTGTTAAACCGCGTATGGGGATTGGACAGCGCGGTGGAAGAAGGAAATCTCGATAATTATATTTATTTTCTCAGGAGAAGGCTTAAGCAGGTGGGGAGCAGTGTAACTATCAGGACGGTCAGGTCGGTTGGATATTCCCTTAAGGAGTAG